A portion of the Kazachstania africana CBS 2517 chromosome 2, complete genome genome contains these proteins:
- the DJP1 gene encoding Djp1p (similar to Saccharomyces cerevisiae DJP1 (YIR004W); ancestral locus Anc_7.157) — protein sequence MVVDTAYYDLLGITPNATSIEIKKAYRKKSVQEHPDKNPNDPGATERFQAISEAYQVLSNDELRAKYDRLGKQEAVPKGGFEDAAEQFSAIFGGDAFASYIGELQLLRNLQKTEELSAEDEAEKQKEEEEKKKKEDAEKKRKEEEDERFKNIDGKTTTHLTLHKDEANDGKSDEVSEEPKKKTKLEQFEEEQEKLKEVRLGELSQKLIERLSILTESVYDEACKISFEKKFEEEANLLKMESFGLDILHTIGDVYCEQARIFLGSQNFLGLGGMLHSVKAKGGLFMDTLRTVSAAIDAQHTMKELEKMKEDSESQEPLYDKNGIEKTKPTPEEVVQHEQLLMGKVLSAAWHGSKFEIMSTLRGVCKKVLEDETISIKTRIRRAEALKLLGKVFQRSFRTKAEQEEAQVFEELVAEATKKKKST from the coding sequence ATGGTTGTTGATACTGCCTATTATGATTTACTAGGTATTACTCCAAACGCTACTTCTATAGAAATAAAGAAAGCTTATCGTAAAAAGTCGGTGCAGGAGCATCCTGATAAGAATCCAAATGATCCAGGTGCCACTGAAAGATTCCAGGCCATTTCTGAAGCTTATCAAGTTTTGAGTAATGATGAACTTCGTGCCAAATATGACAGACTTGGTAAGCAGGAAGCAGTTCCTAAAGGTGGGTTTGAAGATGCTGCAGAACAATTCTCTGCCATATTCGGTGGTGATGCATTTGCCTCTTACATTGGGGAATTGCAATTGTTGAGAAACTTACAGAAGACAGAAGAATTGAGtgctgaagatgaagcAGAGAAACAGAAAGAGGaggaagagaagaaaaaaaaggagGATGCtgagaagaagagaaaggaAGAGGAAGACGAGCGTTTTAAGAACATCGATGGCAAAACTACCACTCACTTGACTTTACATAAAGATGAAGCCAACGATGGTAAAAGTGATGAAGTTTCTGAAGAACctaagaagaagacaaaaTTAGAgcaatttgaagaagagcaagaaaaattgaaagaggTTCGACTTGGGGAACTTagtcaaaaattgattgaacGACTTTCTATACTGACTGAAAGCGTATATGATGAAGCTTGCAagatttcttttgaaaagaaattcgAAGAGGAGgcaaatcttttgaaaatggaaTCATTTGGTCTGGATATTTTGCACACAATTGGTGACGTTTATTGTGAACAGGCTAGAATCTTTCTTGGCTCTCAAAACTTTCTCGGCCTTGGAGGTATGTTACATTCAGTGAAGGCTAAGGGCGGCCTGTTCATGGATACTTTACGAACGGTTTCTGCTGCAATTGACGCTCAGCATACAATGAAAGAGTTGGAAAAAATGAAGGAAGATAGTGAATCTCAGGAACCTTtatatgataaaaatggaaTCGAAAAGACTAAGCCAACACCGGAAGAAGTAGTCCAGCACGAACAACTGCTAATGGGGAAGGTGCTATCAGCAGCATGGCATGGCTCTAAATTCGAAATTATGTCCACATTAAGAGGTGTCTGTAAGAAGGTGCTAGAGGATGAAACTATTAGCATAAAGACAAGAATAAGAAGGGCAGAAGCGTTAAAACTGCTGGGTAAGGTATTCCAGCGGTCTTTTAGAACCAAAGCTGAACAAGAGGAAGCTCAAGTCTTCGAAGAATTGGTTGCTGAAGCgacaaaaaagaaaaagtcCACCTGA
- the MRF1 gene encoding Mrf1p (similar to Saccharomyces cerevisiae MRF1 (YGL143C); ancestral locus Anc_2.331), whose amino-acid sequence MSFQVLKKLTFIRSSFLLRFQSTINVIDKGTLKQLPPSLLEKAKDYTIKLYALDDLISNGTILEHEQQKLYTRLKSINTSLLQYEKCIYEFGELNLLMKDPSLKQEAEVELNNLVPKLNKNSEDLLRKLLPRHPFADKSCLIELRPGVGGIEAMIFTQDLSNMYINYAHKHGWPCSIVSQQENVSGSGLISSILSIDEPGSFDKLKYEAGVHRVQRIPATETKGRTHTSTAGVVVLPQMDNDVDVEAQERKFKPGEIRIDIKRASGKGGQHVNTTDSAVRITHIPTNIVVHMQDERSQHKNKAKAFTILRARIAELENKQREDKERERRKEQVTSTDRSDKIRTYNYPQNRITDHRCGLTMHDIASVMSGERLDVIIDAMESREIELQSKRLLESK is encoded by the coding sequence ATGTCCTTTcaagtattgaaaaaattgaccTTCATTAGATCTTCATTTTTGCTACGATTCCAGTCCACCATTAATGTAATTGATAAGGGAACGCTTAAGCAACTTCCACCTTCCCTTTTGGAAAAAGCAAAGGACTATACTATAAAGTTATATGCGCTCGATGACCTAATATCCAATGGAACCATTTTGGAACATGAACAGCAGAAGCTATACACTAGATTGAAAAGCATAAATACCTCTTTACTACAATATGAGAAGTGTATATATGAATTTGGAGAATTGAACCTATTGATGAAGGATCCCAGTCTGAAACAAGAGGCAGAGGTCGAGCTGAATAATTTAGTGCccaaattgaataaaaattctGAAGATCTCTTGCGTAAGCTTCTCCCAAGACATCCGTTTGCAGATAAATCCTGCCTCATTGAGCTTCGACCAGGTGTCGGAGGAATCGAAGCAATGATTTTTACGCaagatttatcaaatatgtACATCAATTATGCTCATAAGCATGGCTGGCCATGTAGTATAGTGTCCCAACAAGAAAACGTTAGTGGATCTGGGCTGATAAGTTCGATCCTAAGTATTGATGAGCCAGGTTCTTTCGATAAGCTAAAATATGAGGCAGGCGTCCATAGAGTTCAAAGGATCCCCGCCACAGAAACTAAGGGAAGGACACATACATCGACAGCTGGTGTCGTCGTTCTTCCTCAAATGGATAATGACGTCGATGTTGAGGCTCAAGAGAGAAAATTCAAGCCGGGAGAAATTAGAATTGACATAAAGAGAGCAAGTGGGAAAGGTGGACAGCATGTGAACACAACTGATTCTGCTGTAAGGATCACACATATACCAACAAATATTGTTGTGCATATGCAAGATGAAAGGTCGCAGCATAAAAATAAGGCTAAGGCATTTACCATATTGAGAGCCAGAATTGCagaattagaaaacaaACAAAGGGAGGACAAAGAAAGGGAGCGGAGAAAAGAACAAGTGACTAGCACTGATAGATCCGATAAGATCAGAACCTACAATTATCCACAGAACAGAATTACAGACCATCGGTGCGGTTTGACAATGCATGACATTGCCTCCGTGATGTCAGGTGAACGTCTGGACGTTATAATCGACGCAATGGAGTCGAGAGAGATAGAATTACAGTCTAAACGGTTATTGGAGTCCAAATAG
- the GPI10 gene encoding putative glycosylphosphatidylinositol-alpha 1,2 mannosyltransferase (similar to Saccharomyces cerevisiae GPI10 (YGL142C); ancestral locus Anc_2.334), producing MIAWWEKYIFSSDNALFRLFVVVRLANALFIRTFFQADEYWQALEPAHYVAFGYGELTWEWRTGLRSYLFPFIFEMGYRFVKVISMLCRYSLDSLVDSPNFTTRIEYVGVIYVPRVIMAVVAAIGDYYTVKLAHKVFSSTVVVPKNGKINMPKQLLSAKIVTAFIVTINFFNWYFSTRSFINSFEMTLTTVALYFWDWDSGDAVKSKHFTFSLIFGILACFLRPSNGLIWAILGWFLLINLFLRRSFTLIFLVLFKVLFSFAVVFLMNTIIDYYFYGYLTFPLFKFIKFNFTTPLSQFYGVAPWHFHIFQSLPFLLGGYLAFFICGLCMIPFPNVANSKFLTPLHQFRLVTVINIIVYSSLAHKEFRFVYPLRPFFTIIAAYGILIVQARPPFGIKFKHVINTVSTVILLLSLFAGMYLTYINESGVIDVMKFLHYEPNINSLGMLMPCHSTPWQSYLHRNDIDSLWAISCEPPLHLLNDPHAAEKLPLYMDESDYLYADTPRFIGQHFPPISDKTASTVSYDHSWPEYLVLFEHLNNLYMKDYLEHTNYVEYKRFFNSYSHWDSRRSGDIIVYRQN from the coding sequence ATGATAGCATGGTGGGAAAAATACATATTCTCTAGTGATAATGCGCTGTTTAGGCTATTTGTGGTTGTCAGATTGGCCAATGCACTCTTCATAAGGACTTTCTTTCAAGCAGATGAGTATTGGCAAGCATTGGAGCCTGCGCATTATGTGGCTTTCGGATATGGAGAATTGACGTGGGAATGGAGAACTGGCTTGAGAAGTTACCTCTTTCCTTTCATTTTCGAGATGGGATATAGGTTTGTAAAGGTTATTAGCATGTTATGCCGATATTCCCTCGATTCATTGGTAGATTCTCCGAATTTTACAACCAGAATCGAGTATGTTGGTGTTATTTATGTCCCAAGGGTTATAATGGCTGTAGTGGCTGCAATAGGTGACTATTATACTGTGAAGTTAGCACATAAGGTTTTCAGCTCAACGGTTGTGGTTCCAAAGAatggaaaaataaatatgcCCAAACAGCTGCTAAGCGCCAAAATCGTTACAGCCTTCATTGTAactattaattttttcaattggtATTTTAGTACACGCTCCTTTatcaattcatttgaaatgaCTTTAACTACAGTAGCATTGTATTTTTGGGATTGGGATAGTGGAGATGCTGTGAAGAGCAAGCATTTCACGTTTTCACTGATCTTCGGTATTTTGGCTTGCTTTCTCAGGCCTAGTAATGGCCTTATCTGGGCTATATTGGGGTGGTTTTTACTAATCAACCTTTTCCTGAGAAGAAGTTTCACATTGATTTTCTTAGTGCTTTTCAAAGTGCTTTTCTCCTTTGCCGTTGtttttttgatgaataCCATTATTGACTATTATTTCTATGGATATTTAACGTTTCCTTTATTTAAGTTCATCAAGTTTAATTTTACCACTCCTTTATCTCAGTTTTATGGAGTTGCCCCTTGGcatttccatatttttcaaagccTTCCATTTTTGTTGGGTGGATATCTTGCTTTCTTTATATGTGGATTGTGCATGATTCCTTTCCCTAACGTAGCAAACAGCAAATTTTTGACTCCACTCCATCAATTCAGACTGGTAACTGTTATTAACATAATAGTCTATTCCTCTTTAGCTCACAAGGAATTTAGATTTGTTTATCCATTAAGACCATTTTTTACTATTATCGCCGCTTATGGGATACTAATAGTACAAGCACGTCCACCATTTGGCATTAAGTTTAAACATGTAATCAATACTGTATCTACGGTGATTCTTCTACTGTCATTATTTGCAGGAATGTATTTGACCTACATCAATGAATCGGGGGTGATTGATGTAATGAAGTTTCTACATTATGAACCTAACATCAATAGTTTGGGAATGTTAATGCCTTGTCATTCCACACCTTGGCAATCATATTTGCACAGgaatgatattgatagtTTATGGGCCATCTCATGTGAGCCACCTTTACATCTTTTAAACGACCCACATGCGGCTGAGAAACTACCATTATATATGGACGAGAGTGACTATTTATATGCAGATACACCAAGGTTTATTGGACAACATTTTCCCCCGATTTCTGATAAGACAGCTTCAACGGTCAGTTATGATCATAGTTGGCCGGAATATCTGGTGCTTTTTGAGCACTTAAATAACTTGTATATGAAAGATTACTTGGAACATACGAATTATGTGGAATACAAGAGATTTTTCAACTCTTACAGTCATTGGGATTCGAGGCGTAGCGGCGATATCATTGTCTATCGTCAAAACTAG